Proteins encoded by one window of Phenylobacterium soli:
- a CDS encoding RelA/SpoT family protein yields MSPEGADPLTTEAALPAAPTKDAAKDTAKASTARPKFLRQFELIEKVRSYDPTADEGLLNRAYVYAMRMHGAQKRASGDPYFAHPIEVAGILTDYRLDTQTIVTALLHDVIEDTPVTRAEIDELFGAEIGELVEGVTKLSKLELSSEHLRQAENLRKFILAISRDVRVLMVKLADRLHNMRTLQFIKHPAKRERIARETLDIYAPLARSIGMHVMTTELEELAFEHLNPVAHNAILRRLETLRQQQGGAVSLVSQEIAARLDTAGIPARVFGREKHPYSIWRKLQRKSIGFSQLSDIYAFRVIVDTEEDCYRALGVIHRAWPSVPERFKDFISTPKRNNYRSLHTTVVGPRGMRIEMQIRTEAMDRVAEEGVAAHWRYKNREEEYGFDVEHQKQAGGRDPLVNLRHLVQVLEHGGDAEELVEHAKLEMYLDQVFVFTPKGRLVSLPRGAMALDFAYAVHTDIGDTTVGVKINGELKPLRTVLSNGDVVEVIRGGKPAVPPDWRSLTVTGRARSAIRRHIRQTEKEEFTRLGRATVQQTFESVGKPLKDVSLRPVLERFAAQTEDALFEAVGRGRIAPPQVLEAIFPGLKASEKEAAAARRRIEGGNQARLYVRGGGLTPGVSIHFGQCCSPVPGDRIVGILESDGRGLTVHTIDCEQLAEFEDREELWRDLQWTPEAERNAIARARLTATIKNAPGVLGQVCTLIGEAGGNIINLRMHHRQQDFFDVDIDVEVNDARHLTHIAAALRANPSVETVDRIKA; encoded by the coding sequence CTGAGCCCCGAAGGCGCAGACCCTCTCACTACGGAGGCGGCGCTTCCCGCCGCCCCCACCAAGGATGCTGCGAAGGATACGGCCAAGGCGTCTACCGCCCGGCCGAAGTTCCTCCGCCAGTTCGAGCTGATCGAAAAGGTCCGCTCCTACGACCCCACCGCCGACGAAGGGCTCCTCAACCGGGCCTACGTCTACGCCATGCGCATGCACGGCGCGCAGAAGCGCGCCTCGGGCGACCCTTACTTCGCCCATCCCATCGAGGTGGCGGGGATCCTCACCGACTACCGCCTCGACACCCAGACCATCGTCACCGCCCTGTTGCATGACGTGATCGAGGACACCCCGGTCACCCGGGCCGAGATCGACGAACTGTTCGGGGCCGAGATCGGCGAGCTCGTGGAGGGCGTCACCAAGCTCTCCAAGCTGGAGCTCTCCTCCGAGCACCTGCGGCAGGCCGAGAACCTCCGCAAGTTCATCCTCGCCATCTCCCGCGACGTCCGCGTCCTGATGGTCAAGCTGGCCGACCGCCTGCACAACATGCGGACGCTCCAGTTCATCAAGCATCCGGCCAAGCGCGAGCGCATCGCCCGCGAGACGCTCGACATCTACGCCCCGCTGGCCCGCTCGATCGGCATGCACGTCATGACCACCGAGCTCGAGGAGCTGGCCTTCGAGCACCTCAATCCGGTGGCCCACAACGCCATCCTTCGCCGGCTCGAGACCCTGCGACAGCAGCAGGGCGGGGCGGTCAGCCTGGTCAGCCAGGAGATCGCCGCCCGGCTCGACACGGCCGGCATCCCGGCCCGCGTCTTCGGGCGCGAGAAGCATCCCTATTCGATCTGGCGCAAGCTCCAGAGGAAGTCGATCGGCTTCTCCCAGCTCTCCGATATCTACGCCTTCCGGGTGATCGTCGACACCGAGGAGGACTGCTACCGCGCCCTCGGCGTCATCCACCGCGCCTGGCCGAGCGTGCCCGAGCGGTTCAAGGACTTCATCTCGACGCCCAAGCGCAACAACTACCGCTCGCTGCACACCACCGTCGTCGGTCCGCGCGGCATGCGCATCGAGATGCAGATCCGCACCGAGGCCATGGACCGGGTGGCCGAGGAGGGCGTCGCGGCCCACTGGCGCTACAAGAACCGCGAGGAAGAATACGGCTTCGACGTCGAGCACCAGAAGCAGGCCGGCGGCCGCGATCCGCTGGTCAACCTGCGCCACCTCGTCCAGGTGCTGGAGCACGGCGGCGACGCCGAGGAGCTGGTCGAGCACGCCAAGCTCGAGATGTACCTCGACCAGGTCTTCGTCTTCACGCCGAAGGGCCGCCTGGTCAGCCTGCCGCGCGGGGCCATGGCGCTCGATTTCGCCTACGCCGTCCACACCGATATCGGCGACACCACCGTGGGCGTGAAGATCAACGGCGAGCTGAAGCCGCTGCGCACCGTGCTCTCCAACGGCGACGTGGTGGAGGTGATCCGCGGCGGCAAGCCGGCGGTGCCGCCCGACTGGCGCTCGCTCACCGTCACGGGCCGCGCCCGCTCGGCCATCCGCCGGCACATCCGCCAGACCGAGAAGGAAGAGTTCACGAGGCTCGGCCGGGCCACCGTCCAGCAGACCTTCGAGAGCGTCGGCAAGCCGCTGAAGGACGTCTCCCTGCGGCCGGTGCTGGAGCGCTTCGCCGCCCAGACCGAGGACGCCCTCTTCGAGGCGGTCGGGCGCGGCCGCATCGCCCCGCCGCAGGTGCTGGAGGCGATCTTCCCCGGCCTCAAGGCCTCCGAGAAGGAGGCCGCCGCCGCCCGCCGGCGGATCGAGGGCGGCAACCAGGCGCGCCTGTACGTCCGCGGCGGCGGCCTGACGCCCGGCGTCAGCATCCACTTCGGCCAGTGCTGCTCGCCGGTGCCGGGCGACCGCATCGTCGGCATCCTGGAGAGCGACGGCCGGGGCCTCACCGTCCACACCATCGACTGCGAGCAGCTCGCCGAGTTCGAGGACCGCGAGGAGCTCTGGCGCGACCTGCAGTGGACGCCTGAGGCGGAGCGCAACGCCATCGCCCGTGCGCGGCTGACCGCCACCATCAAGAACGCGCCGGGCGTGCTCGGCCAGGTCTGCACCCTGATCGGCGAGGCCGGCGGCAACATCATCAACCTGCGCATGCACCACCGGCAGCAGGATTTCTTCGACGTCGACATCGACGTCGAGGTCAACGACGCCCGCCACCTGACGCACATCGCCGCCGCCCTGCGCGCCAATCCCAGCGTCGAGACGGTCGACCGCATCAAGGCCTGA
- a CDS encoding M20/M25/M40 family metallo-hydrolase has translation MRRIVPAAIALAALATAASAGTAPPKVDPALHDQALEILTKGIAFKTVEGAGNTVAYANYLKGVLVAAGYRPEEVTVEPMFGTAALVARYPGKDPKKKPLVISGHMDVVAAKREDWVRDPFTPVVENGWIYGRGAVDDKFDVSMVVAELAKLRRSGWKPGRDVVLALSGDEETTMRTTAVLADRLKDAELVLNTDGGGGALMEGKPLPYGVQGAEKTYADFKLTFTDPGGHSSRPTPTNAIYRLAKALDRVAAYRFPTQQNEITKAALAAEGAEVGGPIGEALKRFAVNPNDQQAVETLSNDLDYNPTLRTTCVATEIEGGHAPNALPQKATANINCRIFPGTPSEEVRKTLLKVVDDPSATLTRADDGSIDSPASPMRPDVMAAVAKAVHARYPGLAIVPSQDAGASDSMYFRAKGIPSYGVSGLFMEQGQSFIHGLNEKAPVAGIDGSLAHWDSLLKDLAK, from the coding sequence ATGCGCCGCATCGTTCCTGCCGCCATCGCCCTGGCCGCCCTGGCGACCGCCGCCTCCGCAGGAACCGCGCCGCCGAAGGTCGATCCGGCGTTGCACGACCAGGCGCTGGAGATCCTGACCAAGGGGATCGCCTTCAAGACCGTGGAAGGTGCTGGAAACACAGTCGCTTACGCGAACTACCTGAAGGGCGTCCTGGTCGCCGCGGGCTACAGGCCCGAGGAGGTGACGGTCGAGCCGATGTTCGGCACCGCGGCCCTCGTCGCCCGCTATCCCGGCAAGGACCCGAAGAAGAAGCCGCTGGTGATCTCGGGCCACATGGACGTGGTCGCCGCCAAGCGCGAGGACTGGGTGCGCGACCCCTTCACCCCGGTGGTGGAGAACGGCTGGATATATGGGCGCGGCGCGGTGGACGATAAGTTCGACGTCTCGATGGTGGTGGCCGAGCTCGCCAAGCTGCGCCGCTCGGGCTGGAAGCCGGGCCGCGACGTGGTGCTGGCGCTCTCCGGCGACGAGGAGACCACCATGCGGACGACCGCGGTGCTCGCCGACCGACTGAAGGACGCCGAGCTGGTGCTCAACACCGACGGCGGCGGCGGGGCGCTGATGGAGGGCAAGCCCCTGCCCTACGGCGTGCAGGGCGCGGAAAAGACCTACGCCGACTTCAAGCTGACCTTCACCGATCCGGGCGGCCATTCGAGCCGGCCGACGCCGACCAACGCCATCTATCGCCTTGCCAAGGCGCTGGACCGGGTGGCGGCCTATCGCTTCCCGACCCAGCAGAACGAGATCACCAAGGCGGCCCTCGCCGCGGAAGGCGCGGAAGTGGGCGGGCCGATCGGCGAGGCGCTGAAGCGGTTCGCGGTCAATCCGAACGACCAGCAGGCGGTCGAGACCCTGTCGAACGACCTCGACTACAACCCGACCCTGCGGACCACCTGCGTCGCCACCGAGATCGAGGGCGGCCACGCGCCCAACGCCCTGCCGCAGAAGGCGACGGCCAACATCAACTGCCGGATCTTCCCCGGCACGCCCTCCGAAGAGGTGCGCAAGACCCTGCTGAAGGTGGTGGACGATCCGAGCGCGACGCTGACGCGGGCCGACGACGGCTCGATCGACAGCCCCGCCTCGCCCATGCGGCCCGACGTGATGGCGGCGGTGGCCAAGGCGGTGCACGCCCGATACCCGGGCCTCGCCATCGTGCCGAGCCAGGACGCCGGCGCCTCGGACAGCATGTACTTCCGCGCCAAGGGCATCCCCAGCTACGGCGTCTCGGGCCTGTTCATGGAGCAGGGCCAGTCGTTCATCCACGGGCTCAACGAGAAAGCGCCGGTGGCCGGCATCGACGGCTCCCTCGCCCACTGGGACAGCCTGCTGAAGGACCTGGCGAAGTAG
- a CDS encoding lytic transglycosylase domain-containing protein: protein MINAKARKALLVAGSVLVAGTVAQAQPVDPIGDLLQSAPQEAPVQAAAVVHAGAGTLSVNDVTLLRRAIDSARRGDVNGARAARDGLSDSLARKVASWALADYDGESIGFFEVDQARRELAEWPRAARRQVAAERLLESSGKSPAQIVEWFGGADPQTAQGALALASAYKMLGRQAEAAALVRNWWRNKSFDADTQRNMLGRFSDVLTPEDHVRRADILLYAPQSQAARDMIALLPADWQAAAAARIALRANAENGQELAAALPASVANSPGVAFERAAYLRRHNLDSLAQALVKDFPRDVSTPEAAKAIWDERRQLVLTAMKAGDFRAAYEAADSGLSDGTQAAEAEFVAGWIALTKLHEPEAAAKHFATIDRVGVTPITRARALYWQGRAAEARRDRKSADQFYEAAAVHKTAFYGQLAAEKLGQRLTLSTDPEITPADRARFESRGAVQATRLLYDLGYRDLYRTFVLNLDDILPSTQEEALLVDLARGYGDQELSMKAARGAAQRGFILPQRAYPYLTPPEAPGAAEPAFVLAITRQESDFDPRTRSGVGARGMMQLMPATAAIVAKKIGVSYSSSMLDDPDYNMRLGSSFLGQLVDRFSGSYVMAAAGYNAGPGRPAQWVSWCGDPRGGSTDPVDFIECIPFSETRNYVMRVMENTQVYRAKMNGGSAPVTLMSDLKRGSYNYAASNLGNGTVAAN from the coding sequence GTGATCAACGCCAAGGCTCGCAAGGCTCTCCTGGTCGCCGGCAGCGTGCTCGTCGCCGGCACGGTGGCGCAGGCGCAACCGGTGGATCCAATTGGGGATCTCCTGCAGAGCGCGCCGCAGGAGGCGCCGGTGCAGGCGGCCGCGGTGGTGCACGCCGGCGCCGGCACCCTCAGCGTCAACGACGTGACCCTGCTGCGCAGGGCGATCGATTCCGCCCGCCGCGGGGACGTGAACGGCGCCCGCGCCGCGCGCGACGGCCTTTCCGATTCGCTGGCCCGGAAGGTCGCGAGCTGGGCGCTGGCCGACTACGACGGCGAATCGATCGGTTTCTTCGAGGTCGACCAGGCGCGGCGCGAACTCGCCGAATGGCCGCGCGCCGCCCGCCGCCAGGTGGCCGCCGAGCGCCTGCTGGAAAGCTCCGGCAAGTCGCCGGCCCAGATCGTCGAATGGTTCGGCGGCGCCGACCCGCAGACCGCCCAGGGCGCCCTCGCCCTCGCCTCGGCCTACAAGATGCTCGGCCGCCAGGCCGAGGCTGCCGCGCTGGTGCGCAACTGGTGGCGCAACAAGAGCTTCGATGCGGACACCCAGCGCAACATGCTGGGCCGCTTCTCCGACGTGCTGACGCCGGAGGACCATGTCCGCCGGGCCGACATCCTGCTCTACGCCCCGCAGAGCCAGGCGGCGCGGGACATGATCGCCCTGCTGCCGGCCGACTGGCAGGCGGCGGCGGCGGCCCGTATCGCCCTGCGCGCCAACGCCGAGAACGGCCAGGAGCTGGCCGCCGCCCTCCCCGCCTCGGTCGCCAATTCGCCCGGCGTCGCCTTCGAGCGCGCCGCCTATCTGCGCCGCCACAACCTCGACAGCCTGGCCCAGGCCCTGGTGAAGGACTTCCCGCGCGACGTCTCGACCCCCGAGGCCGCCAAGGCGATCTGGGACGAGCGCCGCCAGCTGGTGCTGACGGCCATGAAGGCCGGCGACTTTCGCGCCGCCTACGAGGCCGCCGATTCCGGCCTGAGCGACGGCACCCAGGCCGCCGAGGCCGAGTTCGTCGCCGGCTGGATCGCCCTGACCAAGCTGCACGAGCCGGAAGCGGCGGCGAAGCACTTCGCCACCATCGACCGGGTCGGGGTGACGCCGATCACCCGCGCCCGCGCCCTCTACTGGCAGGGCCGCGCCGCCGAGGCGCGCCGCGACCGCAAGAGCGCCGACCAGTTCTACGAGGCCGCCGCGGTCCACAAGACCGCCTTCTACGGCCAGCTCGCCGCCGAGAAGCTCGGCCAGCGGCTGACGCTGTCCACCGATCCCGAGATCACCCCCGCCGACCGGGCGCGCTTCGAGAGCCGCGGCGCGGTGCAGGCCACGCGCCTGCTCTACGACCTCGGCTACCGCGACCTCTACCGGACGTTCGTGCTGAATCTCGACGACATCCTGCCCTCCACCCAGGAGGAGGCGCTGCTCGTCGACCTGGCCCGCGGCTACGGCGACCAGGAGCTGAGCATGAAGGCGGCGCGCGGCGCGGCCCAGCGCGGCTTCATCCTGCCGCAGCGGGCCTATCCCTACCTGACGCCGCCGGAAGCGCCGGGCGCGGCCGAGCCGGCCTTCGTCCTGGCCATCACCCGCCAGGAGAGCGACTTCGATCCGCGCACCCGCTCGGGCGTCGGCGCGCGGGGGATGATGCAGCTGATGCCGGCCACCGCGGCGATCGTCGCCAAGAAGATTGGCGTCTCCTACTCGTCCTCGATGCTGGACGACCCGGACTACAACATGCGGCTGGGCTCGAGTTTCCTCGGCCAGCTCGTGGACCGCTTCTCGGGCAGCTACGTCATGGCCGCGGCCGGGTACAACGCCGGGCCCGGGCGTCCGGCCCAGTGGGTGAGCTGGTGCGGCGACCCGCGCGGCGGCTCGACCGATCCGGTGGACTTCATCGAGTGCATCCCGTTCTCCGAGACGCGGAACTATGTGATGCGGGTGATGGAGAACACCCAGGTCTATCGCGCCAAGATGAACGGCGGCTCGGCCCCGGTGACGCTGATGAGCGACCTCAAGCGCGGCAGCTACAACTACGCGGCCTCGAACCTCGGCAACGGCACGGTGGCGGCGAACTAG
- a CDS encoding GNAT family N-acetyltransferase — MLSAAEIESLERSVVAAVAPERVVEMAGWLVPLDAGPIGRAKSAAPLVHDADPEAVADVEQIYGAIRLPPAFRLAETPGLAPVRDELIRRGYRAETPTIMKTGSAAGLTTLSDRPAELLAAPDEAWAACFTGEGFDPEEGAARVRNLARSPDALFGAVREGDRTVACGVVTFNHGWIGVHGMRTAPDARRQGLAGRILAAFGREAQGRGIDRVVLQVTEENPARSLYRSAGLNPVWRYHYWTRS; from the coding sequence GTGCTTTCCGCCGCTGAGATCGAGAGCCTGGAGCGCTCGGTGGTGGCGGCGGTCGCGCCCGAGCGGGTGGTCGAGATGGCGGGCTGGCTGGTCCCGCTCGACGCCGGCCCCATCGGCCGCGCCAAGAGCGCCGCCCCTCTGGTCCACGACGCCGATCCCGAGGCCGTCGCCGACGTCGAGCAGATCTATGGGGCGATCCGCCTGCCGCCCGCCTTCCGGCTGGCCGAGACGCCTGGCCTCGCGCCGGTGCGCGACGAGCTGATCCGCCGCGGCTACCGCGCCGAGACCCCGACGATCATGAAGACCGGATCCGCCGCCGGCCTGACGACGCTCAGCGACCGGCCGGCCGAGTTGCTCGCCGCCCCCGACGAAGCCTGGGCCGCCTGCTTCACCGGCGAGGGCTTCGATCCGGAGGAGGGCGCGGCGCGGGTGCGCAACCTCGCCCGCTCGCCCGACGCCCTGTTTGGGGCGGTGCGCGAGGGCGATCGCACCGTGGCCTGCGGCGTCGTCACCTTCAACCACGGCTGGATCGGCGTGCACGGCATGCGCACCGCGCCGGACGCGCGCCGTCAGGGACTGGCCGGCCGCATCCTGGCCGCCTTCGGGCGCGAGGCGCAGGGGCGGGGGATCGACCGGGTGGTCCTGCAGGTCACCGAGGAGAACCCCGCCCGCAGCCTCTACCGCTCAGCCGGCCTCAACCCCGTCTGGCGCTACCACTACTGGACGCGTTCCTAG
- the dapA gene encoding 4-hydroxy-tetrahydrodipicolinate synthase: MSEPLFRGVFPALVTPFRDGDVDEEAFIRLVERQIAGGVHGLVPVGTTGETATLSHDEHRRVVELCVKTAAGRVPVVAGAGSNSTEEAIELVRHAKAIGADAALVVTPYYNRPSQEGLYAHYRAINDAVQLPVLIYNVPGRTSVDISNDTLARLSKLPNMIGVKDATGDLMRASFQRLMCGEDWVMLSGDDGTGLGYMAHGGHGCISVTANVAPEQCSAFYNAALSGDWATALYHQDQLVRLHRALFTDASPSPTKFALSALGLCAEDARLPIVPCSEASRAEVTAAMREIGLL, encoded by the coding sequence ATGTCCGAACCTCTCTTCCGAGGCGTCTTTCCGGCGCTCGTCACGCCCTTCCGCGACGGCGACGTCGACGAAGAGGCCTTCATTAGGCTCGTCGAGCGTCAGATCGCCGGCGGCGTGCATGGCCTGGTGCCGGTCGGCACCACCGGCGAGACCGCCACCCTGAGCCACGACGAGCACCGCCGGGTGGTCGAGCTGTGCGTCAAGACCGCCGCCGGCCGCGTGCCCGTGGTCGCCGGCGCCGGCTCCAACTCCACCGAGGAGGCTATCGAGCTCGTCCGCCACGCCAAGGCGATCGGCGCCGACGCGGCCCTGGTGGTCACGCCCTACTACAACCGTCCGAGCCAGGAGGGGCTCTACGCCCACTACCGCGCCATCAACGACGCGGTGCAGCTGCCGGTGCTGATCTACAACGTGCCCGGTCGCACCAGCGTCGACATCTCCAACGACACCCTCGCGCGGCTGTCCAAGCTGCCCAACATGATCGGGGTCAAGGACGCCACCGGCGACCTGATGCGGGCCAGCTTCCAGCGGCTGATGTGCGGCGAGGACTGGGTGATGCTGTCGGGCGACGACGGCACGGGCCTCGGCTACATGGCCCACGGCGGCCACGGATGCATCTCGGTCACCGCCAACGTCGCCCCCGAGCAGTGCTCGGCCTTCTACAACGCCGCCCTGTCGGGCGACTGGGCCACGGCCCTCTACCACCAGGACCAGCTCGTGCGCCTGCACCGGGCCCTGTTCACCGACGCCTCGCCGTCGCCCACCAAGTTCGCGCTTTCCGCCCTCGGCCTCTGCGCCGAGGACGCCCGCCTGCCGATCGTGCCCTGCTCGGAAGCTTCCCGCGCCGAGGTCACCGCCGCCATGCGGGAGATCGGGCTGCTCTGA
- a CDS encoding TetR/AcrR family transcriptional regulator translates to MTASGTTARRSTRKAKGDGHLRRAEILEAAERIFVAEGYEGATIRKIADEVGVSSTALYMHFPDKSAILLEICERVFTTLLERNREIAAKPIDAVQRTRMMLDAYMRWGIAHPNAYQLVYSVPRPAGTWPVDAESEAAAQCYVVFSGVVREIAAEGRLRNGTADSAAQVLWMACHGVVALIAARPNFEWADRDELIALTLDGLMNGMVVD, encoded by the coding sequence GTGACGGCTTCAGGAACCACGGCGAGGCGTTCGACGCGCAAGGCCAAGGGCGACGGCCATCTTCGGCGCGCGGAGATCCTCGAGGCGGCCGAGCGCATCTTCGTGGCCGAGGGCTACGAGGGCGCCACGATCCGCAAGATCGCCGACGAGGTGGGGGTCTCCTCCACCGCGCTCTACATGCACTTCCCCGACAAGAGCGCCATCCTGCTCGAGATCTGCGAGCGGGTGTTCACCACCCTGCTCGAGCGCAACCGGGAGATCGCCGCCAAGCCGATCGACGCGGTCCAGCGCACGCGGATGATGCTCGACGCCTACATGCGCTGGGGCATCGCCCATCCCAACGCCTACCAGCTCGTCTATTCGGTGCCGCGTCCGGCCGGGACCTGGCCGGTGGACGCCGAGTCCGAGGCCGCGGCCCAGTGCTACGTGGTCTTCTCCGGCGTGGTGCGCGAGATCGCCGCCGAGGGCCGGCTGCGCAACGGCACCGCCGATTCCGCCGCCCAGGTGCTCTGGATGGCCTGCCACGGCGTCGTCGCCCTGATCGCCGCCCGTCCGAACTTCGAATGGGCCGACCGCGACGAACTCATCGCCCTGACCCTCGACGGGCTGATGAACGGGATGGTCGTCGACTAG
- the smpB gene encoding SsrA-binding protein SmpB, translated as MAGKLIAENRRARFDYFLEDTFEAGLMLTGSEVKSLRNGKANIAESYAAVEGDEIMLVNADIPPYAQAGPYFNHEPRRHRKLLLKRREIDKLIGAVRREGRTIIPTKLYWNDRGIAKLEVALAKGKKLHDKRETSAERDWQRDKARLLRDKG; from the coding sequence ATGGCCGGCAAGCTGATCGCCGAGAACCGCCGCGCGCGGTTCGACTACTTTCTCGAGGACACCTTCGAGGCCGGGCTGATGCTCACCGGCTCGGAGGTGAAGTCGCTGCGCAACGGCAAGGCCAACATCGCCGAGAGCTATGCGGCGGTGGAGGGCGACGAGATCATGCTCGTCAACGCCGACATCCCGCCCTACGCCCAGGCCGGGCCCTACTTCAACCACGAGCCGCGCCGCCACCGGAAGCTGCTGCTCAAGCGGCGCGAGATCGACAAGCTGATCGGGGCGGTGCGCCGCGAAGGCCGCACCATCATCCCGACCAAGCTCTATTGGAACGACCGCGGCATCGCCAAGCTCGAGGTCGCCCTGGCGAAGGGCAAGAAGCTCCACGACAAGCGCGAGACGTCCGCCGAGCGCGACTGGCAGCGGGACAAGGCGCGTCTGCTGCGGGACAAGGGCTAG
- a CDS encoding LabA-like NYN domain-containing protein codes for MTFYPTDRLALFIDGANLYSAAKSLGFDIDYRKLLEEFRKRGILVRAYYYTALVEDQEYSPIRPLVDWLDYNGYRLVTKPAREYVDSQGRKRWRGDMDVEIAVDMMEMAETADHLVLFSGDGDFRVLVEAVQRKGCRVTVVSTVKSTPPMASDDLRRQADNFVDLADLSEIIGRPSRLPRFIQESRTSERDRHHDDEADADA; via the coding sequence ATGACGTTTTATCCCACGGACCGGCTGGCGCTCTTCATCGACGGGGCGAACCTCTATTCGGCGGCCAAGAGCCTCGGCTTCGACATCGACTACCGCAAGCTGCTCGAGGAATTCCGCAAGCGCGGCATCCTCGTGCGCGCCTACTACTACACCGCCCTCGTCGAGGATCAGGAGTATTCGCCGATCCGCCCGCTCGTCGACTGGCTCGACTACAACGGCTACCGCCTCGTCACCAAGCCGGCGCGCGAATATGTCGACAGCCAGGGCCGCAAGCGCTGGCGCGGCGACATGGACGTCGAGATCGCCGTCGACATGATGGAGATGGCGGAGACGGCCGATCACCTGGTGCTGTTCTCCGGCGACGGCGACTTCCGGGTGCTGGTCGAGGCGGTTCAGCGCAAGGGCTGCCGGGTGACCGTGGTCTCGACCGTGAAGTCCACCCCGCCGATGGCCTCCGACGACCTGCGCCGCCAGGCCGACAACTTCGTGGACCTCGCCGACCTCTCCGAGATCATCGGCCGGCCCTCCCGCCTGCCGCGCTTCATCCAGGAGAGCCGGACGAGCGAGCGCGACCGCCACCACGACGACGAGGCCGATGCCGACGCCTAA
- the folK gene encoding 2-amino-4-hydroxy-6-hydroxymethyldihydropteridine diphosphokinase has protein sequence MVVALGSNVAGGFASSEALLEAALARFPEAGLPVLERSSWWRSAAWPDPKGPEYRNGVALVEAKAGSDSVLEALFSIERHFGRMRDVRNAPRTLDLDLIAYGREVKDAPRLTLPHPRAHERRFVMGPLAEIAPGWTHPVLGRTAAQLAASAAVGRDAEPV, from the coding sequence GTGGTCGTGGCGCTCGGCAGTAATGTGGCCGGCGGTTTCGCTTCGTCCGAAGCGCTGCTGGAGGCGGCTCTGGCGCGGTTCCCGGAGGCTGGTCTGCCTGTTCTGGAGCGATCGAGCTGGTGGCGGTCCGCCGCCTGGCCCGACCCGAAGGGTCCTGAGTATCGCAACGGCGTCGCCCTTGTCGAGGCGAAGGCGGGCTCGGATTCGGTGCTGGAGGCGCTTTTTTCCATCGAACGCCACTTCGGCAGAATGCGCGACGTGCGGAACGCCCCGCGGACGCTCGATCTGGACCTCATCGCTTACGGGCGGGAGGTGAAGGATGCCCCTAGGTTAACCTTGCCCCATCCCCGGGCCCACGAGCGCCGCTTCGTCATGGGCCCCCTGGCCGAGATCGCGCCGGGCTGGACACACCCGGTGCTCGGCCGGACCGCCGCCCAGCTCGCCGCCTCCGCCGCCGTCGGCCGCGACGCCGAACCGGTTTGA
- a CDS encoding uracil-DNA glycosylase: MPTPNAPVQANSSARDCPPEAPADCPICPRLVAYRAANAQAHPDWFNGAAPSFGDAAARLLVVGLAPGRTGANRTGRPFTGDFAGVLLYETLIKLGFAQGRYEARPDDGLRLVDCMITNAVRCAPPGNKPETVEEANCRPFLTSRIAALPNLKVIVTLGDVSRRNVLRALGLKASAGVAGHGSEFQAGPYTVLNSYHCSRLNTNTGRLTAPMFEAVFERARQLIDA; this comes from the coding sequence ATGCCGACGCCTAACGCGCCCGTGCAGGCCAACAGCTCCGCCCGAGACTGCCCGCCCGAGGCGCCCGCCGACTGTCCGATCTGCCCGCGGCTCGTGGCCTACCGCGCCGCGAACGCGCAGGCCCATCCCGACTGGTTCAACGGCGCCGCGCCCTCGTTCGGCGACGCGGCGGCCCGGCTGCTGGTGGTGGGCCTCGCCCCCGGCCGCACGGGCGCGAACCGCACGGGCCGGCCGTTCACCGGCGATTTCGCCGGGGTGCTGCTCTACGAGACGCTGATCAAGCTCGGTTTCGCGCAAGGCCGCTACGAGGCCCGGCCCGACGACGGGCTGAGGCTCGTCGACTGCATGATCACCAATGCGGTGCGCTGCGCCCCGCCCGGCAACAAGCCCGAGACCGTCGAGGAGGCCAACTGCCGGCCGTTCCTGACCAGCCGGATCGCCGCCCTGCCGAACCTGAAGGTCATCGTCACCCTTGGCGACGTCTCGCGGCGCAACGTGCTGCGGGCCCTGGGGCTGAAGGCCAGCGCCGGGGTGGCCGGCCACGGTTCGGAGTTCCAGGCCGGCCCCTACACGGTCCTCAACAGCTACCACTGCTCAAGGCTCAACACGAACACCGGGCGGCTGACCGCGCCGATGTTCGAGGCGGTGTTCGAACGGGCCCGCCAGCTCATCGACGCGTAA
- the rpoZ gene encoding DNA-directed RNA polymerase subunit omega — MARVTVEDCIEKVPNRFGLVLLAAHRARGISAGSQILVDRDNDKNPVVALREIADDVVDPEELREGVIGTLQRVDERSEAEEEAETLALLADPTHTQMSEMELVRALQSDRDGGQEERY, encoded by the coding sequence ATGGCTCGCGTCACCGTCGAAGATTGCATCGAGAAGGTTCCCAACCGCTTCGGCCTCGTGCTGCTGGCGGCCCATCGCGCGCGCGGCATCTCCGCCGGCTCGCAGATCCTGGTCGATCGCGACAACGACAAGAACCCGGTCGTGGCCCTGCGCGAGATCGCCGACGACGTGGTCGATCCCGAGGAGCTGCGGGAAGGCGTGATCGGCACCCTGCAGCGCGTCGACGAGCGCTCGGAGGCCGAGGAAGAGGCCGAGACCCTGGCCCTGCTGGCCGACCCGACCCATACGCAGATGAGCGAGATGGAGCTGGTGCGGGCCCTGCAGAGCGACCGTGACGGCGGCCAGGAGGAGCGGTACTGA